The genomic segment TGAACAAACTGGGCCCACTTGGGCTAAACAATCCACTGTGCAACTGGATCTTGGACTTTCTCTCAGACAGGCCTCAATTTGTACGAGCAGGTAACAACACTTCATCCACCATCTCACTGAGCACTGGATCTCCGCAGAGATGTGTCCTGAGCCCCTTACTGTTCACCCTGATGACCCAAAGGTGAAACTCTTTGTAGACTGGTACAGGAACAACCTTGTACTGAACGCTGAAAAAACCAAGGAGATGGTGATTGACTTCAGGAGGAAACAGCCCATGCATACTCCAATCGTCATCAATGGAACTGCTGTGGAGACTGTACAGAACACTAAGTTCCTGGGGGTTCATGTGGCCAATAACATGTCCTGGTCCCTGCACACCTCCTCTCTGGTGAAAATGGCTCACCAGTGTCTACATTTCCTGTGGAGGCTGAAGAGGGCTCATCTCAATCCATCCATCTTCACCACCTTCTACAGGGGCACCATTGAGAGTGTTTTGACCAGCagtatctatctctctctggcATGAGAACTCTAACACCTCAGACAGAAAGACCCTGAGGAGAGTGGTGAGGACAGCAGAAAGGACTATTGGGGTCACACTGCCACCTATGGAGGATCTGGCCCAAAAACGCCTACTGGCTAAAGCAACCAGCATCCTGAGAGACTCCACTCACCCCTGCAACAGACTGTTCTTCCTCTTGCCTTCAGGCAGGAGGTACAGCAGCCTGTGTAGCAGCACTGTCAGGTTTAGTAAAAGCTTCTACTCAGCTGTTATCAGACTGCTCAACAAAATAACACACCGCTGactgtgcttttgtgttttttagtctttttctctcatccgCAGCCTGGCAGCTACTATGCAAATAtgcaatattatttatttatgtatgtgcgATATAATATACAATCATATGTGCAACAACTCTCCCccttttttcatgtttacattCCTTACACCTCACACCTGTGCAATGTccagaaattatttattattcagttatgttttttattttttgggggtgggggggggttagatatatttatttatagagctctctttttatatactgtttttctttttatttatctgtgtttttaatgtttttaatggtaCAATGCTCGTAATTTTGTTCTgctttgcatcactgatgttttgctgaatgacaataaaaggatCTTGAATCTTAAATCTTGaatcaacaatagtaacagtTAGTGAACTGACcccagagtctccagtctacagtctggactctccagaaaatcacacagcaggctcactcctgaatcctgcagcttgttgcagttcagctccagctctcttagatgggaggggttggacttcagagctgaggccagagaagcacagctgatctctgacagaCCGCAGTCCCTCAGTCTGAATAAAGATTAAATGATGTagataaaaatcaatttataatctaatcagatgtgttcaggttttaaatgtggaGCTTCTCTCTAAAATGAatgactttgtcattgtgttattgctGATCATCATAATGCCAGTCTTCTACAGACATCAtgcaaatgtcaccacaacattcagacacatattcatgtcaacattgattcataaaatgctgctgaacTCAGCTAAGTCTGTAATTAGTGAGGATCAATATGAAATCTGACGTTAGACTAAAAAcctgttcattatttattacatgaccTCCTTCTTTCTGTATTTGGTAGTTTAGTAAGTATGTGCACTTAAAACACATGATTGGTGGCAGTAATCATTTTTCCTGTCCACACTTACTGTGAAGAGGTCTCTTCCTTACACAGCTACATTCTGTGGGAAATGAGTTCATAGGTTCagctgaagcttatatgaggctttgaCAGTGGTAGACacccacttgatttgtctaattCAAAGTTACAGATTATTTAGTACAAAATTACCACTTTGACTTTGTTGAAGCCACATATTAGTTTAAACTGGaaatcatttttacacaaaacaagattgtggattttgaattcctgaaaaaaaaatttaattctACAGATTTGTGCTCAGGCAAATCCCAAAAATATATGAaccaaacatttgaaacttcaGTGAATGATTTGAATTGAAtgtattgaaaaaaaatcaacaaagcTACTGCCAGTGAACtaacctcagagtctccagtttACAGTGTGCATTCTTCAGTCCAGCACACAGCGCCATCACTGCTGAAACCTGCAGTCTGTTGAGACTGAggtccagctctctcagatagGAGTTGGACTTTAGAGCTGAGGCTACAATTTCACAGTGAGACTCTGAGATTCCACAGTTAGAAAGTCTGTCATGACACACATATTACAACATATGTTATGATGAAAGAGGACAATATATTAACTTAATGGATTTGATGATTAAGTTTAACAGTTTGACATTCCCTATCATGAATAACATTTGCTCTTAACATCAGTTGTTCAGCtaatctttttaaaacattttctgggACACTTTGTTCCTTTAGTGGAAAGCAACAGCTGAGAGATAACAGGAACAATAAAGAGAGGAAGTGAATGACCTGCAACAAAAGTCTGCCGCTGGAATCAAACCTCAGACTTTGTGGTTATATGTCATGCATCTTTCAGCTGAAATACACAAGGCACAGACGTGGCATGTCACGTAGGCGAGGCAGAGTGGAATTTTCTACCTGCTACACCAACTCCGTCTCCGTCACTGCATGGATGTTGAATTTTGCCAAGTGATAATGCAGTTGGTTACACAGGGTTTGGAAGTGTAGGCTATATTAACTGGTACTGAATTAATTAGATCATTTTAACTACAAGATCATGAATACACATTTGCATTGCATTGCCTCTGGTACAATGAGGTATTCATTCTAACCACTTTTAAACAGTTTGTACTAATTTTTTACAGAGTTCTATGCAGTTTTTCCTGTTGGAGGACAGTGTAGCCActtgtagagaaaaaaaaatagactggCCATGTAAAAATAGAGATGAGTCACGCAACACCCCCATGGGTATGCATGGCTTCTGTGGTCAGTGTAGCAGCTTCAGGTGATTATAATGATGCTCTGATGTGGCCATGCTGTGGCAGATGTGTCATGCCATGTCCGTGCCTGGTCTATTTTGGCTGTTAACCAGTCACTTACCAGAGCACTCCTAGTTTAGCTAATTATATCTTACTGTGCTTGAATTAAACAATGACTCTTATCACTCTCTCTCATACCTGCAGacttttaatctttgttttgctttaatctTGCAGATGAAGGGAGAAAAAATTGAGTTACATTGAGGCTTCCATAATGTGCACATTTGGTAAGTGTGATCTGATTCGATGTCTGTATCCAGTTAGCATGATGCCATCCTGATTAGAAAACCATtttcactgttcactgttttAATTTGACTCCAGGATATTTTTACTTAGATCAATTCAATGAACAGCTACAGTTTAGAAAAATCACCTCTCTTTGCTAGcgacctgctgctgtcaggtaaACATCTATAATCAGGAAAACTTAGTGACTGTTGACATacacaaatcaaaaaaatgGCTTGTCAATATTAGAACTGtacataattaaaaataatgtaattaaatatttatatgtgGATGACAGATGACTACATGATGTTTAGTTGTCAACATTCTCTTCTGACAATCTGAAAAACTGATTCAGATCTCTTTAAACAGTCTGAATTCTACTATTCTGCTCTTTTATATTTATCAGACCTCTGTGCATTTTCTTCTACTACTTTTCTCTACACTAacgaaaaaaaaacaccagagagtTTCTTTCTGTGACGAACAGAATGTAAGAAAGACTTAAAACAAGACCATGTAATTCGActtccctttttaaaataaaaggaatgagaatgagaaataaaaggcaCCATTGCTTGGTTCAACACACTCAGGTTTTTAATggtatttcatttgtttcaaaACCCGCACACATAAAAACCAGATGTGTGCATATGATATAAgcacatataaataaatttaaaaaaaatattgccctttttctattttcataagaaaaataaatgtttcacacaaatgGGTTTAAACAGCATTATGGCTTTTTCCACAATGGCTAACACTTTTTTTCAAGTGCAAGTGGTGAAAAATGGAGAATCAGCCACTacatatcattatttatgtttcttaTGCAACTGCCCATCTTTGTCTGTGTCagtgatcaaaccaaacagccaatcaaaggTCATGGTCAGTATTCTAAGTGAACAATCAAAGGAGTGGACTGTTTATTCCATCCCCATCTCCAAAGTGTTGAAAGTCAACTTGACAAGCGAACGTGTGTTGAGCAGTTGCAAGTGCATAGGGAGGGTCGAGCTCACAGTTGCCACAGCCCCGTGCTCACAGGACCACATTTGTGCATGTGGAGCAGAAATGCTGTCTTGTGAGGATGGTTTTTCCATTCAGGGATACTGTTCTGGGTGCTCATATCACGTGTATGCAcctgttttttatgtgtgtgggtTTTGAAACTAATTAAGTGCCATTCGTTTTGTCttgtatgaccagtagcttacGGAGGCTAATGttggttaatgttagcaaacttcaGATATTGTTGTTTAACTGATATTACTGAATCCGTTTGCTGATTAGCTAATCCTTCATGCTCGCTATTAAATGGTTCAGAAGTAATTAAGAAAAAAGTGATTAAAGCAATTTTCTCTGTCTCCAAAAATCGCCTTTGGAAAATGATACACATCTTATTTTAAACTCTTAATCATAGTGGTAAAAAACAGCCTGtcttattatatattatttgcaGAACCTAGTCATGTAATAACTTAACTGCATTCACTTATGaatgtaaaatactgatatatgtTGTGATAAAATGCTGCTGTGATTAAACCTCAACCACAACCTCTAAAGTCCTTCATTTCTTTTACCAGGTTTGAGTGATGCCTCCATCACCCAATAGAagataaatagaagaaaaaatggtaaaatccaataattaataaaaataaatagaataactATGTCCATTAACTTAATCGCTATAAAAACAACCACttgaaaaatcaacattatttgTACTCACAGCATTTGAAACAGCTCAAGAACATCTATGCCTACATAAAACTAACATAGTATTTCAGCTATAAACAAGTAGAGCACTATTTTAGCAATAATAagaatttttatatttgatttatatttgaagaaTTAAACTACTTATCTAAActgatttataatgttaatcacatctggacttaccgagcctttctgcagttcctcacagctAGGATGAGTCTCTGTCTTCCCTCAAGCGATGCCTTAAATTTCCTCAGGTCCAACTCTTCTAGAACCTtctctgacatctgcagcatggaggccagagctgagcagtggatCTCAGAGAGTTTCTTTGATTTGCTCTCTGACTTCAGAAACTCTTGGATCTCCTGATGTACTGAGCAGTCGTTCATCTCtgtcagacagtggaagatgttgatgcttctgtcaggagagattttggtcttcttctttttcagctTGTTGATGGTTCTCTTGATGATTCCTGGACTGTTCTCTTTCCAACCCAGCAGGCCTCCTAAGAGACTCTGGTTGGACTCCAtagagaggccatgaaggaagcgAACAAACAAGTCAAGATGGCCACTTTCACTTCTGAGAGATTTATCCATGGCTCCCATCAGGAAGACATCCAGGGATaagtcactgtgtttttttcccaggaaGTCCACCAGTACCTCTGTGTTGCTGTTGGTGTAACAATTGTACATAtagactgcagccagaaactcctgaacgctcaAATGAAGAAAGCTGTAGActgtttttttgaaaatcaCATTCTCTCTTTTGAAGATCTTTGTACAAAATCCTGACAACACCGATGCCTCTGTGAGACCACATTGCTCGAAGTCTTTTTGGCagaacatgttttctttctccagtTGCTCAAACGCCAGCCTCCCCAGCTTCAGCAGAACTTCCCTGTCAGCCTCCATCAGCTTCTGTGGAGTCATCTCGTGTCCCTCATCATAGCTGTGcatcttcctctttgtctgaaccagcaAGAAGACAGAGTACAGGTCAGTAACGGTCTTGGgcatctctcctctctggtctgtgGTCAACATGTCCTCCAGAACTCTAGCaatgatccagcagaagactgggatgtgacacatgatTTGGAGGCTCTTGGATGTCTTGATTTGTGAGATGATTCTACTTGACAGCTCTTTATCACTGAATCTCCTCCTAAAGTATTCGTCCTTCTCAGTGTCAGTGAAGCCTTGTACTTCTGTTACCCTGTCCACATATCTCAtagggatctgattggctgcttcGGGTCGGGAAGTTATCCAGATGAGAGCCAAAGGAAGCAGATTCCCCTCAATGAGGTTTGTCAACAGCACACTGActgatgacttctgtgtgacatcagacacaaCCTTCCTGTTCTTGAAATCCAAtgaaagtctgctttcatccaggccatcaaagatgaacaaaactttacagtcagcgagcttctctgctgtgaccttctgtaatgttggatggaaaTCATGGATCAGCATTAGAAGACTGTACTGCTCATCTTTGATCAAGTTCAGCTCCCTGAACGAGAGCAGGATCACCAGACTGATATCTTGGTTTTCCAAGccctctgcccagtccagagtgaacttctgcactgagaaggtttttccaacGCCAGTGATGCCGTTTGTCAGAACGACTTTGATGATGCATTTCTGTTGGTCAGGTAAGACTTCAAAGATGTCGTGGCATTTGATTGGAGTGTCAGGGAGGGTCTCCATCTTGGAAGCTGTCTCAGACTGCCTCACCTCATGTTGGGTATTAACCTCTTTActctttccctctgtgatgtagagctcagtgtagaCACTGTTGAGGAAGGTTTCATTTCCTGCTTCATCAGCTCCTTCAGTCACATGTtgacatctcctcctcagaCTGAACTTATATACATCTAAAACCTCCTGCAGATCAATTTCTGctgaaagagatgaaaaatatatttgaacatCTATTAATGTGTTTACGTACTTGTGCTTACGTAATTGGGTTactcagagaaaccaggttaATGGGGAATGTGTTAATATGCAGAGTACTGGTTACTAAAATCTGTGTGTATAAGCAACAAATCAGTGATCAGATTTCTCCTCTACACTGACTTTATTTCTGAAGCATGCCAGATAGATGTACCTAAAATACATCTTTTTGCTTTCATAAATACAACCCCTGAGAATTCTGTAACATTATCTGAAGGCTGCATGACAATCCAAATCCAGAAGTGGATCTTTGATTCATTATTAGAGCAATAAGGTGGTAAACGAAACATCAATATTTAATGGGCAGTCTGGCCTGAATTGAACAGGAGAAAATGGGTTGTTCTGTTTCCCCTTTACCACCACAAGTCTAAAGCTGAACAAATGCTGTGGAAAAGGACAGATTCTTTGAATGTTTATTTacattctctctgtttctgtctcagcACATCATGCTATGGACCAGTGTTAAAGAAAGGTATTTAAATATGCTAATTTCTAGATAAGTCACACACTCTAttgctttaaaatgtaatttctttctGAACTTGAATAAAATTACTGTCTAAACTGTGTTTCACAATGCAAACGTACACAGTGTCtgtataaagtaaaaatgtgcTGCGGTTATCCATGGACCCAGAGAATTTGAGTGCTTTTTTCTAGTGCCACAATCAGGTGAAAGATTAGACTAATATACAACatattatgtaatattataTTTCCCTGAAATTTGCTGAACACATTCATGATCACCAGATCATGAACACCTTTGATTTTCATCTAAAgccaccctcaggacaaaccTTACATGTTTAGCTCCATTGCTGGTAAGACTCTAAGAACAGATAAACTATTAGAGTGTTTGTTCGCCTTGTGGCTGTAATGAACTCTGCAGCCTGTAGGGGACACTAAAAGGAGTCTTATCGTAACCCTCCTATGAAGTCAAAATGGCATTACAATGCATTATGTTCATAAAAGAACACAGAAAGAACATGAAAGAAAACGCATATATGTATCTTTAAAGACCTTTGCCTTGTTTAGAAGTCGTTCTTACCGTAATTACACTACTTTAGGCGCAACGAAATTCAGACAGCAGCAGTACTGCAGTCAGGATTTTGAAGTATCTTGTTaattcagaaacatttatttttttcatgaaaacttTTCTCAGAATTCTGAGATAATTATCGtgttaattcagaaaaacagggCAATTGTTTTTCTCAACTGAATGCATTACGTTTCTGTACATTAAAGAACATGtttgaacaaaaaaatgtacCCCAAGACTAAAGTTAAAGTGGATTTACGAAGTGTccattaagtttgtttttattccattaCTTCACTCACTGCAGTGGAACAAACTGCCTTGTTTTGCACAAACTGTCAGcacaacaacattttacattaTCACTCCATGTCTTTGGACATTTGAACACAAGGCGAAAATCCAAACTCAACGCAGAAATTACTGAGATTCAAACTGAAGACCTTCTTGCAGTGAGGCAACACATCATCTTTCCCAAAATTCAAAATAGATAAGTGCAAAGCAGAAGAAAATACAAGCAAATTCTAAAAATGTTGTTATATTTTCCCAGAGTgcaagatgatgtcttcaaatgtcacgttttgtctgaccaacagaccaaaacaccaaaatattgATCTCACGATGATAtataacagagaaaaacaagaaatggTTCTCTCCAAAA from the Thunnus albacares chromosome 21, fThuAlb1.1, whole genome shotgun sequence genome contains:
- the LOC122972983 gene encoding NACHT, LRR and PYD domains-containing protein 12-like; protein product: MEDRQNSAIPDRHEGFPSSQAVVQRYSPSISSQSGGIVIAPSIFNSNIGKINIATSQDAKAEIDLQEVLDVYKFSLRRRCQHVTEGADEAGNETFLNSVYTELYITEGKSKEVNTQHEVRQSETASKMETLPDTPIKCHDIFEVLPDQQKCIIKVVLTNGITGVGKTFSVQKFTLDWAEGLENQDISLVILLSFRELNLIKDEQYSLLMLIHDFHPTLQKVTAEKLADCKVLFIFDGLDESRLSLDFKNRKVVSDVTQKSSVSVLLTNLIEGNLLPLALIWITSRPEAANQIPMRYVDRVTEVQGFTDTEKDEYFRRRFSDKELSSRIISQIKTSKSLQIMCHIPVFCWIIARVLEDMLTTDQRGEMPKTVTDLYSVFLLVQTKRKMHSYDEGHEMTPQKLMEADREVLLKLGRLAFEQLEKENMFCQKDFEQCGLTEASVLSGFCTKIFKRENVIFKKTVYSFLHLSVQEFLAAVYMYNCYTNSNTEVLVDFLGKKHSDLSLDVFLMGAMDKSLRSESGHLDLFVRFLHGLSMESNQSLLGGLLGWKENSPGIIKRTINKLKKKKTKISPDRSINIFHCLTEMNDCSVHQEIQEFLKSESKSKKLSEIHCSALASMLQMSEKVLEELDLRKFKASLEGRQRLILAVRNCRKARTNNVDFSKSHCEIVASALKSNSYLRELDLSLNRLQVSAVMALCAGLKNAHCKLETLRLRDCGLSEISCASLASALKSNPSHLRELELNCNKLQDSGVSLLCDFLESPDCRLETLGLWRCSLSEISCASALKSNPSHLKDLQLSDNKLQDSGVKQLCDFLESPHCRLRTLRLNYCNLSEISCASLASALKSNPFHLRELYMNNNELQDSGVKLLCDFLENPHCRLETLGLRYCSLSEISCASLVTALASNPSHLTELQLSDNKLQDSGVKLLCDFLESPHCRLGTLGLNCCYLSEISCASLASALKSNPSHVRELKMNQNNLQDSGVMLLCDFLESSHCRLETLRLSHCSLSVVSCASLASALKSNPSHQRELELSGNNLQDSDMKLLSDLKESPHFRLETLRW